A region from the Ciconia boyciana chromosome 1, ASM3463844v1, whole genome shotgun sequence genome encodes:
- the VSTM5 gene encoding V-set and transmembrane domain-containing protein 5, with protein sequence MRPLQGCRGRGVVVGTVTLCLAAGWALQTPGGVSLVVPQPNINATVAQNILLSVEYSCRGIATIEWKHVSSWGTTKIVEWKSGNYVNISTVYKDRVTTFENGSIQLLNVGMRDAGYYFITVTEEYGTNTYGTIIVNVYEVIYEDLHFVAVLFAFLAAVSAILICFMWLCNKSLHLFQKKTTHKLTASTTEEIELETIEC encoded by the exons ATGAGACCGCTCCAGGGCTGCCGGGGACGGGGCGTCGTCGTGGGGACCGTCACCCTCTGCCTGGCCGCCGGGTGGGCTCTGCAGA CTCCTGGCGGAGTATCGTTAGTTGTCCCACAACCCAACATCAACGCAACAGTGGCACAAAACATCCTCCTCTCAGTTGAATACTCTTGCAGAGGCATTGCCACCATTGAGTGGAAGCATGTGTCGAGCTGGGGCACCACCAAAATTGTTGAGTGGAAAAGTGGGAATTACGTCAACATATCCACAGTCTACAAGGACAGAGTGACTACTTTTGAAAATGGCTCTATACAGCTTCTGAACGTGGGCATGAGAGATGCTGGCTACTATTTTATCACTGTAACAGAGGAGTATGGAACCAACACCTACGGCACCATCATAGTCAACGTTTACG AGGTTATCTATGAAGATCTGCATTTTGTAGCAGTTCTCTTTGCATTTCTCGCTGCAGTATCTGCCATTTTGATCTGCTTCATGTGGCTGTGTAATAAATCTCTGCATCTATTCCAGAAGAAGACGACGCACAAACTAACAG CAAGTACAACTGAAGAGATTGAATTGGAAACCATTGAGTGCTAG